The Paenibacillus sp. MBLB1832 genome has a window encoding:
- a CDS encoding M15 family metallopeptidase, with translation MKVQMKAKSYVSIAILMALFLVAGCGNKSEVTPSNSPSPTATVTASPSPIVNGGITPEATPTTPAAVTSKPSASPSASPAASTTPAKNGAIQVVAKPESITVLVNKMNSLPSSYEPTDLVYPNIAFTFTEKIEKRKMRQVAATAIEKLFAGASKDGIQLAGVSAYRSYATQKAVFQSYVKKDGEEKAKTYSAVPGTSEHETGLAIDVTGSNGKCAAEDCFGGTKEALWLEKHAAEYGFIVRYPQGKAAITGYQYEPWHLRYVGLDVAKEIQSKNLTLEEYYQTVPVAK, from the coding sequence ATGAAAGTCCAAATGAAAGCCAAATCGTACGTATCCATCGCCATCCTCATGGCGTTATTCCTTGTGGCTGGTTGCGGAAATAAGAGTGAAGTGACGCCTAGCAACTCACCTTCACCAACCGCGACGGTTACTGCATCACCCTCACCGATTGTAAACGGAGGCATTACGCCAGAGGCAACGCCAACGACTCCAGCTGCGGTGACATCGAAGCCTTCAGCTAGCCCATCAGCTTCTCCTGCGGCAAGCACGACGCCAGCTAAAAATGGCGCCATTCAGGTGGTTGCCAAGCCGGAAAGTATTACCGTGCTTGTGAATAAGATGAACTCATTGCCATCGAGCTATGAGCCGACGGATCTTGTCTATCCCAATATTGCCTTCACCTTTACAGAAAAAATTGAAAAGCGTAAAATGCGCCAAGTCGCGGCCACCGCGATTGAAAAGCTTTTCGCTGGTGCATCGAAAGATGGCATTCAATTAGCAGGAGTTTCAGCTTATCGTTCGTATGCTACACAGAAAGCTGTCTTCCAAAGCTATGTGAAGAAGGACGGCGAAGAGAAAGCCAAAACGTACAGCGCAGTTCCAGGAACCAGCGAACATGAAACAGGTCTTGCGATCGACGTAACAGGAAGTAACGGCAAGTGTGCGGCAGAGGATTGCTTCGGAGGAACGAAGGAAGCCTTATGGTTAGAGAAACACGCGGCAGAGTACGGTTTTATTGTTCGCTACCCACAAGGGAAAGCAGCGATTACAGGCTATCAATATGAGCCGTGGCATTTGCGATATGTAGGCCTCGATGTGGCGAAAGAAATCCAATCGAAGAACTTAACGCTGGAAGAGTATTACCAGACGGTTCCAGTCGCGAAGTAA
- the mtnA gene encoding S-methyl-5-thioribose-1-phosphate isomerase, giving the protein MTTTTNNVDMQSALQSLRWNGQELDLLDQRLLPEEIVYLPLETPVEVWEAIRHLKVRGAPAIGIAAAYGVYLGIRGVDATVEELLAEVQKQADYLATSRPTAVNLFWALDRMRARAEALAAEGVSPAAFKAALLQEAQGIQAEDEDTNRRIGEHALTLFEDGFGVLTHCNAGGLATAKYGTALAPFYLAKEQGLNIKVFADETRPVLQGARLTAFELQQAGVDVTLICDNMAGAVMAKGWIQAVIVGTDRVAANGDVANKIGTYSVAVLAKAHGIPFYVASPMSTIDLNTPTGGDIPIEERHEDEITQGFGKRTAPAGVKVFNPAFDVTPNEYVTAIITEKGIVQAPYTENLRKLFE; this is encoded by the coding sequence ATGACAACAACGACAAACAACGTAGACATGCAAAGCGCTTTGCAATCCTTGCGCTGGAATGGGCAGGAGCTTGATCTGCTTGATCAACGATTGCTGCCAGAGGAGATCGTATATTTACCGCTGGAGACACCCGTTGAGGTGTGGGAAGCGATTCGGCACTTGAAAGTTCGCGGCGCACCTGCGATCGGGATCGCCGCTGCGTATGGGGTTTACCTGGGCATCCGCGGCGTGGATGCTACAGTTGAGGAGCTTCTGGCGGAAGTCCAGAAGCAGGCGGATTATCTGGCGACGTCGCGTCCGACGGCGGTGAATTTGTTCTGGGCGCTCGATCGCATGCGCGCGAGAGCCGAGGCCTTGGCAGCCGAGGGCGTGAGCCCAGCTGCGTTCAAGGCTGCGCTTCTGCAGGAAGCGCAAGGGATTCAGGCGGAGGACGAAGACACCAACCGCCGTATTGGCGAACATGCGCTCACGCTGTTCGAGGATGGGTTCGGCGTGCTGACCCACTGCAACGCCGGCGGTTTGGCAACCGCCAAGTACGGCACGGCGTTAGCGCCGTTCTACTTGGCGAAGGAGCAAGGGCTGAACATCAAAGTGTTCGCCGATGAAACGAGACCCGTGCTGCAAGGCGCGCGACTAACTGCTTTTGAACTGCAGCAGGCTGGCGTGGACGTCACGCTGATCTGTGACAACATGGCCGGCGCGGTCATGGCGAAGGGTTGGATCCAAGCGGTCATCGTCGGAACGGACCGCGTTGCGGCGAACGGCGATGTGGCGAACAAAATCGGCACATACAGTGTAGCTGTACTAGCTAAGGCGCACGGTATTCCGTTCTACGTGGCGAGTCCGATGTCCACGATTGATTTGAATACGCCGACAGGCGGCGATATTCCGATCGAGGAGCGCCACGAGGACGAGATCACGCAAGGCTTCGGCAAGCGCACAGCGCCAGCAGGCGTGAAGGTGTTCAATCCAGCGTTCGATGTGACGCCGAACGAGTATGTCACCGCGATTATTACGGAAAAAGGGATTGTGCAGGCGCCTTATACCGAGAATTTACGTAAGCTTTTTGAATAA
- a CDS encoding homocysteine synthase has protein sequence MSDFKRKHLPETLAIHAGQQVDPTTKSRAVPIYQTTSYVFNDTDHAANLFALKEFGNIYTRIMNPTTDVFEQRIAALEGAPAALAVASGQAAITFSILNIAEVGDEIVSASALYGGTYNLFANTLPKLGISVKFVDASNPDNFRGAITEKTKAIYAESIGNPKGDVLDIEAVAAIAHEHGIPLIVDNTFPSPYLLRPIEHGADIVVHSATKFIGGHGTTIGGVIVDGGKFDWAASGKFPGLTEPDPSYNGFKYTQAVGPIAYIIKARVQLLRDLGASLSPNSSFLLLQGLETLHLRLERHSSNALQVAKYLESHPSVEWVSYAGLESHPSYALAQKYLPKGQGAILSFGIKGGVDAGKKLIHAVELFSHLANVGDSKSLIIHPASTTHSQLNEAEQASAGVTPGLIRLSVGTEAIEDIIYDLEQAIAASQK, from the coding sequence ATGTCCGATTTTAAACGCAAGCACTTACCGGAAACATTAGCGATTCATGCAGGTCAACAGGTTGATCCTACGACCAAATCGCGGGCAGTCCCTATTTACCAAACAACGTCTTACGTGTTTAACGATACTGATCATGCGGCTAACTTATTTGCACTCAAGGAATTTGGCAACATTTATACCCGGATTATGAACCCGACGACAGATGTCTTCGAGCAGCGCATTGCAGCATTGGAAGGAGCGCCAGCTGCACTAGCCGTAGCATCGGGGCAAGCCGCGATTACTTTCTCTATTTTGAACATTGCCGAGGTTGGTGACGAGATCGTTTCCGCATCCGCCTTGTACGGTGGAACTTATAACTTATTTGCGAATACATTGCCCAAGCTGGGGATCTCCGTGAAATTCGTTGATGCGAGCAACCCTGACAACTTCCGTGGTGCGATTACGGAGAAAACGAAAGCGATCTATGCCGAATCCATCGGAAATCCTAAAGGCGATGTCCTGGACATCGAGGCTGTCGCGGCGATTGCTCATGAGCATGGCATTCCGCTAATTGTTGATAATACGTTCCCGAGTCCTTATTTGCTGAGACCGATTGAGCATGGGGCTGATATTGTTGTTCACTCGGCAACCAAGTTTATCGGCGGACATGGTACGACGATTGGCGGTGTCATCGTAGATGGCGGGAAGTTCGACTGGGCAGCAAGCGGCAAGTTTCCTGGTTTGACAGAGCCAGACCCGAGCTATAACGGATTTAAATACACGCAAGCCGTTGGTCCTATTGCTTATATTATTAAAGCACGTGTGCAATTATTGCGAGATTTGGGGGCATCTCTATCCCCGAACAGCTCTTTCCTTTTACTACAAGGGTTAGAAACACTGCACCTGCGTCTGGAGCGTCATAGCTCAAACGCCTTACAGGTGGCCAAATATCTCGAATCTCACCCGTCCGTAGAATGGGTTAGCTATGCGGGTCTAGAAAGTCACCCTTCCTATGCACTAGCTCAGAAATACTTGCCAAAAGGTCAAGGCGCGATTTTGAGCTTCGGCATTAAAGGCGGCGTAGATGCTGGTAAGAAACTGATTCATGCCGTCGAGCTCTTCTCCCATTTGGCGAATGTGGGCGATTCCAAATCGTTAATTATTCATCCTGCAAGTACGACACATTCGCAATTGAATGAAGCAGAGCAAGCTTCAGCGGGTGTGACTCCTGGTCTTATTCGATTATCGGTTGGAACTGAAGCGATTGAAGATATTATTTATGATTTGGAGCAAGCGATTGCGGCGAGTCAGAAGTAA
- the namA gene encoding NADPH dehydrogenase NamA — protein MLFTPYTLAGLTLKNRIVMSPMCMYASDDSGEIKDWHHVHYATRAVGQVGLIILEATAVTARGRISARDLGIWDDTHIEGLKRVVDSLHGHGAHAGIQLAHAGRKSVLDTPSIAPSPIPFSDSFKTPEEATLTDIQDTIQAFADATERAKRAGFDVIEIHAAHGYLINEFLSPLSNHRQDAYGGDQEGRFRFLRETVEAIQTRWQGPLFVRISAHEYAEGGLTPEDHVYIATKLKELGVHLIDVSSGGNAPIVPTTFPGYQVPFAEEIRTKAHIPVGAVGLITEPQQAEEILQSDRADLIFLGRVLLRDPYWARTAARDLRVELAPPQPYQRGW, from the coding sequence ATGTTATTTACACCCTACACGCTAGCTGGCCTAACCCTCAAAAATCGCATCGTCATGTCGCCCATGTGCATGTATGCTTCTGACGATTCAGGTGAAATCAAAGACTGGCATCACGTTCACTACGCGACCCGGGCTGTTGGCCAAGTAGGGCTAATTATACTAGAAGCAACAGCAGTCACGGCGCGAGGACGTATCTCTGCACGCGATCTTGGCATCTGGGACGATACACATATCGAAGGTTTGAAACGTGTTGTGGACTCTCTTCATGGTCACGGTGCACATGCGGGCATTCAGTTGGCCCATGCAGGCAGAAAATCTGTGCTCGACACACCGAGCATCGCACCATCCCCTATCCCCTTCTCTGATTCGTTCAAAACGCCAGAGGAAGCTACGCTTACGGATATACAAGACACGATTCAGGCCTTCGCCGATGCAACGGAGCGCGCAAAGAGAGCCGGATTCGATGTCATTGAAATTCATGCGGCGCACGGCTACCTCATTAATGAGTTCCTATCGCCACTCTCCAATCATCGCCAAGATGCGTACGGCGGTGACCAAGAGGGACGTTTCCGTTTCTTGCGAGAAACGGTTGAAGCGATTCAAACAAGGTGGCAGGGTCCATTGTTTGTTCGTATTTCGGCCCATGAGTATGCGGAAGGTGGTCTTACACCCGAGGATCATGTCTACATCGCCACGAAACTGAAGGAACTCGGTGTTCATCTAATAGACGTCAGCTCTGGCGGCAATGCGCCGATTGTGCCCACTACGTTCCCAGGCTATCAGGTGCCGTTCGCTGAAGAAATTCGCACGAAAGCGCATATTCCCGTCGGGGCGGTTGGACTCATCACAGAACCGCAGCAAGCCGAAGAGATCCTTCAGAGCGACCGTGCGGATCTCATTTTCTTGGGCAGGGTCCTGCTGCGGGACCCCTATTGGGCTAGAACAGCCGCTCGCGACTTACGTGTTGAGCTTGCGCCACCCCAGCCTTATCAACGAGGCTGGTGA
- a CDS encoding helix-turn-helix domain-containing protein, whose translation MSQPFYFEPMLENPMALDRLDISFRWGAYGLRVLRCHLTSFPAGAVIDYHQHSEYEIHYIPYGKGRVILDGITHPLHEGLLYVTAPGVIHRQEADEQEAMGELCLHVDIVKLAQESSTTPMTCSWGEQAEIAEAEACLGQLDGLPHIPAVDRHDAMKCFLVAYEAWRNNQLGQYTTIKQSIVQMLLRTVSAYRPDQQGVHLPARDMKSYRYQLAIQFIADNFRRPLTLEGVAERIQISSRQLQRIFKEQANVSFSDYLEQVRLKFVCSELKQTTLTLEKIAERSGFTSSNYLHYVFKKAHGTTPNAYREGRVLQHQ comes from the coding sequence ATGAGTCAACCCTTTTACTTCGAACCGATGCTGGAAAATCCGATGGCCTTAGATCGCCTAGATATAAGCTTTCGTTGGGGGGCATATGGACTTCGAGTATTGCGCTGTCACCTGACTTCCTTTCCCGCAGGAGCTGTCATTGATTATCATCAGCATTCCGAGTATGAAATACATTATATCCCTTATGGCAAAGGGAGAGTCATTCTGGACGGGATCACACATCCGCTGCATGAAGGGCTGCTTTATGTCACCGCGCCAGGTGTGATTCATCGCCAAGAAGCCGACGAGCAGGAAGCGATGGGCGAGCTTTGTTTACATGTCGATATCGTGAAACTAGCCCAAGAGTCGTCAACTACCCCTATGACCTGTAGTTGGGGGGAGCAAGCGGAAATCGCAGAGGCCGAAGCGTGCCTCGGACAATTGGACGGTTTGCCGCATATTCCAGCGGTAGATCGGCATGACGCGATGAAATGTTTTCTGGTCGCTTATGAAGCGTGGCGGAACAATCAACTGGGTCAATACACAACGATCAAACAATCCATCGTCCAAATGCTGCTGCGCACAGTGAGCGCGTATCGCCCTGATCAGCAGGGAGTCCATTTGCCCGCGCGTGATATGAAAAGCTATCGCTATCAGCTGGCGATTCAATTCATCGCGGATAATTTCCGCCGTCCCCTCACGCTAGAGGGCGTCGCGGAGCGTATCCAGATTAGCTCGAGGCAGCTGCAGCGCATATTCAAAGAGCAGGCCAACGTCTCGTTCAGCGACTACCTGGAACAAGTTCGTCTCAAGTTTGTATGCAGCGAGCTAAAACAGACGACGCTCACCTTGGAGAAAATCGCCGAACGAAGCGGGTTTACGTCCAGCAATTATTTGCACTATGTATTCAAAAAAGCACACGGCACAACCCCTAACGCTTACCGCGAGGGCAGGGTGCTCCAGCACCAATAA
- a CDS encoding Gfo/Idh/MocA family protein, with amino-acid sequence MKVAMLSFWHVHAKDYAKEVNEHPDTEIVAIWDEIAERGQEEAEKRGVTFYSSLDELLANPDIEAVVVDTPTNMHRDVMVAAAQAGKHIFTEKVIAPTLREVNEILAAVEEAGVTLTVSLPRLNSPSTLAIQEIVEKELLGQVTLVRTRLSHNGGISTTANPNGWLPQHFYNAEQCGGGALIDLGCHPMYLNRLLLGLPVAVSASYGYVTGREVEDNAVSLLQYENGALGIVEAGFVNAFSPFVIEVHGTAGSVLFSDHDGRVLFRTNKEEGASGQWIPYASLPEARPTAFQQWVSHIQNGTKATENIQLAVDLTKLMEASNRSVASKAQVRLDSLAN; translated from the coding sequence ATGAAAGTAGCTATGCTAAGTTTTTGGCACGTACATGCAAAGGATTATGCGAAAGAGGTAAACGAGCATCCAGATACGGAGATTGTTGCGATCTGGGACGAGATTGCTGAACGAGGGCAGGAAGAAGCCGAGAAACGCGGCGTAACGTTCTACTCCAGCTTAGATGAGCTTTTGGCAAATCCAGACATTGAAGCGGTTGTCGTTGATACACCGACTAATATGCATCGAGATGTAATGGTCGCTGCTGCGCAAGCAGGTAAACATATTTTTACAGAGAAAGTCATTGCGCCTACACTTCGTGAAGTGAACGAGATCCTGGCTGCCGTCGAGGAAGCTGGCGTCACGTTGACGGTTTCTTTACCTAGATTAAACTCCCCATCTACACTAGCGATTCAAGAAATTGTTGAGAAAGAGCTGTTAGGGCAAGTTACCCTTGTACGTACGCGGCTTTCCCATAATGGCGGTATCTCTACGACAGCGAATCCGAATGGATGGTTGCCGCAGCATTTCTACAATGCAGAACAATGCGGCGGCGGTGCGCTGATTGACCTGGGTTGTCACCCGATGTATCTGAATCGTCTACTGCTTGGTTTACCAGTTGCTGTAAGCGCTTCGTACGGGTATGTAACGGGCAGAGAAGTCGAAGATAATGCTGTTTCCTTGCTTCAATATGAGAACGGAGCGCTTGGCATTGTAGAAGCGGGCTTCGTGAATGCATTCTCGCCTTTCGTGATTGAAGTTCATGGCACTGCAGGGAGTGTCCTATTCTCCGATCATGATGGCCGCGTTTTGTTTAGAACGAATAAAGAGGAAGGGGCCTCAGGCCAATGGATCCCTTACGCATCCCTGCCTGAGGCAAGGCCGACAGCCTTCCAACAATGGGTATCCCACATTCAGAATGGAACGAAAGCGACTGAAAATATTCAACTAGCAGTAGACTTAACGAAGTTAATGGAAGCATCGAATCGATCGGTTGCCAGCAAAGCTCAAGTTCGATTGGATTCCTTAGCCAACTAA
- a CDS encoding amino acid ABC transporter ATP-binding protein yields the protein MIEVRNLKKAFGDNVVLRDISTDIQHQEVLVVIGPSGSGKSTFLRCLNLLEEPNGGSIKIEGRNLMDPTNKINEIRMDLGMVFQRFHLFPHMKVIDNIMLAPMQVRKWPEEKARKKALELLAKVGLADKANALPDSLSGGQAQRVAIARALAMEPKIMLFDEPTSALDPEMVGEVLAVMKQLAKEGMTMVVVTHEMGFAREVGDRVMFMEQGVIVEEGTPGQIFEHPTQERTKSFLSKVL from the coding sequence ATGATTGAAGTTAGAAATTTGAAAAAAGCCTTTGGTGATAACGTCGTTCTTCGTGACATAAGCACGGATATTCAGCATCAAGAAGTGCTAGTTGTGATTGGGCCATCCGGCTCAGGGAAATCTACATTTCTTCGTTGTTTGAACCTGTTAGAGGAGCCTAATGGCGGTTCGATTAAGATTGAAGGTCGCAACCTCATGGATCCGACGAACAAAATTAATGAGATTCGCATGGATTTGGGTATGGTGTTCCAGCGGTTTCACTTATTTCCGCATATGAAAGTCATCGATAATATTATGCTGGCTCCGATGCAAGTACGGAAATGGCCTGAAGAGAAGGCGCGAAAGAAAGCGCTGGAGCTTCTTGCCAAAGTAGGCCTTGCGGATAAAGCCAATGCGCTGCCAGACTCCTTATCTGGCGGTCAGGCGCAGCGTGTTGCGATTGCTCGCGCTTTAGCCATGGAGCCGAAGATTATGCTGTTCGACGAGCCGACGTCTGCGCTTGACCCTGAAATGGTCGGTGAGGTACTTGCGGTTATGAAGCAATTGGCCAAAGAGGGCATGACGATGGTCGTGGTGACGCATGAGATGGGCTTTGCTCGTGAAGTCGGCGATCGCGTCATGTTCATGGAGCAGGGTGTCATTGTGGAAGAGGGTACGCCTGGGCAGATTTTTGAGCATCCAACCCAGGAACGCACGAAGTCGTTCTTGTCAAAGGTATTATAA